Proteins found in one Paenibacillus wynnii genomic segment:
- a CDS encoding post-transcriptional regulator has translation MESEQWNHDEISEEIEAMCRSKAEEFRLLGYEYVTGKDIWNCISRHYVKEGTPPLHKLVNDIYSLKVNSYMNYLTIAAYRGINL, from the coding sequence GTGGAATCGGAGCAATGGAATCATGACGAAATTAGCGAGGAAATCGAGGCCATGTGCCGCAGCAAAGCGGAGGAATTCCGGCTCCTCGGCTACGAGTATGTTACAGGTAAGGATATCTGGAATTGTATTAGCCGCCATTATGTCAAAGAGGGAACGCCCCCTTTACACAAATTGGTGAATGATATTTATTCATTGAAGGTCAATAGTTATATGAATTACTTAACAATTGCTGCTTATCGGGGAATAAACTTATAA
- the secD gene encoding protein translocase subunit SecD: protein MKRLVSFIVTVAVLLGVMVFTTPGLLDKVRLGLDLKGGFEILYHAEPMEKGQDLSPASLQKTAESLEKRANAIGTTEPEVTTEGTDRIRMKIPGVNNEAEVRKKMKEPAVLTFRSTAPGDEAGSYSKVELLGSDFVENAAEVGQDNLNQPVISIKIKDKDKFAEITKRLLGQNLAIYLDEVKLSDPVVRAELTDGSASISGNYSVEEARALADTINLGALPLKLTEMYSQSVGATLGMKSLEQTVRAGLVGSLIILIFMIGMYRLPGVLASFALILHTWLLILVFVIADFTLTLPGIAAFILGIGMAVDANIITNERIREEMRSGKSILSSVKAGSKSSFRTVMDANVTTIIVAAVMFAFGTGAVKGFALVLIVEIVLSIATNLYFSRWLLNLLVRAGTLSKPKQFGVKESEIRAL from the coding sequence ATGAAAAGACTTGTGAGCTTCATTGTTACCGTGGCTGTTTTATTAGGAGTCATGGTATTTACTACTCCCGGATTGTTGGACAAAGTCCGGTTGGGCCTTGATTTAAAAGGCGGCTTCGAGATTCTGTATCACGCAGAACCGATGGAAAAGGGACAGGATTTAAGTCCAGCATCATTGCAAAAAACAGCTGAGAGCCTGGAAAAACGGGCGAATGCGATCGGCACAACTGAGCCTGAGGTAACTACCGAAGGAACGGACCGCATTCGTATGAAAATTCCAGGTGTGAATAACGAAGCTGAGGTACGTAAAAAGATGAAAGAACCTGCAGTTCTGACTTTCCGTAGCACTGCACCTGGTGATGAAGCAGGATCTTATAGTAAAGTTGAGCTTCTCGGCAGTGACTTTGTAGAGAATGCTGCGGAAGTGGGACAAGATAACCTGAATCAACCGGTTATCAGCATCAAGATTAAAGATAAAGATAAATTTGCTGAGATAACCAAAAGGTTGCTCGGTCAGAATCTTGCGATCTATCTGGACGAAGTTAAGTTATCTGATCCGGTAGTAAGAGCTGAGCTTACCGATGGCAGCGCATCTATCTCTGGTAACTATTCAGTTGAAGAAGCCCGTGCCCTTGCGGATACCATCAATCTCGGCGCACTTCCTCTGAAGCTTACAGAGATGTATTCACAAAGTGTAGGAGCAACCTTAGGAATGAAGTCGCTAGAACAAACCGTTCGAGCGGGTCTTGTAGGTTCCCTGATTATTCTGATATTTATGATCGGTATGTATCGCTTGCCAGGTGTGCTTGCAAGTTTTGCTCTTATTCTGCATACATGGTTACTAATTTTAGTATTCGTCATAGCCGATTTTACATTGACGCTTCCCGGTATTGCCGCGTTTATCCTCGGTATTGGGATGGCTGTCGATGCCAATATTATTACAAATGAACGGATTAGAGAAGAAATGCGCAGTGGTAAGAGTATTCTTTCTTCTGTGAAAGCAGGTAGTAAGTCTTCTTTCCGTACGGTTATGGATGCCAATGTTACAACCATTATCGTTGCTGCTGTTATGTTCGCCTTTGGTACAGGCGCAGTAAAAGGTTTTGCATTGGTTTTGATTGTGGAAATTGTGCTCAGTATCGCCACGAACCTTTATTTCTCCCGTTGGTTGCTGAATCTGCTTGTTAGAGCAGGAACACTGAGCAAGCCGAAGCAATTCGGGGTAAAGGAGAGTGAAATACGTGCGCTTTAA
- a CDS encoding cation diffusion facilitator family transporter: MYNKRSPQSETVAWTGVVSDVALAIAKGGIGYVSGSKALMGDALYSGADAAAKLTEVLPWRFGNNQKERTTGQSVHKWDNKEPIIAIIFSVLILMGGLQIAFSAIRDLMRGHLISPSPCALVAVLISIVLKEAVFQYQYRYFKKLGDARHSAYADSHRYSLYTSLTVVIGIGLSVAGGSFNWHPLLYMDPIAGLLTACLVLRKGYFLIASSIYGKEIEELPHADASNFIETVQRVHGVIRVEQLKALEKGRYVNLQVKISVNPRITVLEAHDISECAKKLLLHRFVYIGDVHMDVVPYDPGYPYKSNHELIDSDDVPTLLQ, from the coding sequence ATGTATAACAAACGTTCGCCGCAAAGTGAGACGGTTGCCTGGACAGGTGTCGTCAGTGATGTCGCTTTAGCCATAGCTAAGGGTGGTATTGGCTACGTTTCGGGCAGCAAGGCATTAATGGGTGATGCCCTATATTCTGGAGCAGATGCCGCCGCAAAGCTGACAGAGGTACTTCCATGGCGTTTCGGAAACAATCAGAAAGAACGTACTACGGGACAATCCGTTCATAAGTGGGATAATAAAGAACCTATTATAGCTATCATATTTTCTGTACTAATTCTTATGGGTGGATTACAAATTGCTTTCTCAGCGATCCGTGATTTAATGAGAGGGCATTTGATATCACCTTCTCCTTGTGCATTGGTAGCCGTTTTGATATCTATTGTCTTGAAGGAAGCGGTGTTTCAGTATCAATATCGGTATTTCAAAAAGCTTGGCGATGCCAGACACTCGGCTTATGCTGATAGTCATCGGTATAGTCTTTACACTTCGCTAACTGTAGTAATCGGTATTGGATTATCTGTAGCAGGCGGTTCTTTTAATTGGCATCCTCTGCTGTATATGGATCCGATTGCTGGTCTCCTAACGGCTTGCTTGGTCCTCAGAAAAGGATACTTCCTTATAGCAAGCTCGATATATGGCAAGGAGATTGAAGAACTTCCACATGCCGACGCTTCGAACTTTATTGAAACCGTTCAGCGGGTACACGGTGTCATTCGAGTAGAGCAACTGAAGGCACTGGAGAAGGGTCGATATGTAAATCTCCAGGTGAAGATCAGTGTGAATCCGCGAATAACAGTATTGGAAGCACATGATATATCAGAATGCGCCAAAAAACTACTGCTGCACCGATTTGTTTATATTGGTGATGTTCATATGGATGTAGTGCCGTATGATCCGGGCTACCCGTACAAAAGTAATCATGAACTGATAGATAGCGACGACGTACCTACGTTATTACAATAG
- the secF gene encoding protein translocase subunit SecF, with protein MRFNKETDFVHLSKYFFIFSIVITIVGAICMAAFGLNYSVDFKAGSNVDISFSKNVSAEQIRPVIDKLGIGKEPEITHGELRTNIRYEAILDSTQDSQLKEAILKLDDKASFEVNTVDTQMAKELARNAVYAVLISCIGIIIYVSIRFEWRFAVAAIVALMHDAFVVVAIFSIFRLEVDLTFIIAILTIIGYSINDTIVIFDRIRENLRFGKQRTYEDLKLLVNRSVSQTLMRSLYTAFTVFIAAFFLLILGGESIKMFSLAMVIGLLFGAYSSIFIASPLWLLLKKRQKVSVKAK; from the coding sequence GTGCGCTTTAATAAAGAGACTGATTTTGTACATTTGAGTAAGTATTTCTTTATTTTCTCTATCGTAATTACAATTGTGGGTGCAATATGTATGGCAGCCTTTGGACTGAATTACAGTGTTGATTTCAAAGCAGGATCAAATGTTGATATTTCGTTCTCCAAGAATGTTAGTGCTGAGCAAATCCGTCCGGTGATTGATAAGCTCGGCATTGGCAAAGAACCGGAAATTACTCATGGTGAGCTGCGGACCAACATTCGCTATGAAGCGATTCTAGACAGCACACAGGATTCGCAACTAAAAGAGGCGATTCTGAAGCTGGACGACAAGGCCTCCTTCGAGGTCAACACCGTTGATACTCAAATGGCTAAAGAATTGGCCCGTAATGCTGTCTATGCCGTGTTGATTTCCTGTATCGGAATTATCATTTACGTCAGTATCCGTTTTGAATGGCGTTTTGCCGTAGCGGCTATTGTTGCACTAATGCATGATGCCTTTGTGGTCGTTGCCATCTTCTCTATCTTCCGTTTGGAGGTAGACTTGACGTTCATTATTGCGATACTTACCATTATCGGTTACTCCATTAATGACACCATTGTTATCTTCGACCGTATCCGCGAGAACTTGCGGTTTGGCAAACAGAGAACTTATGAGGATCTGAAATTACTCGTTAACAGGAGTGTATCCCAGACTCTCATGCGTTCACTTTATACGGCATTTACAGTGTTTATTGCTGCATTCTTCCTATTAATCCTTGGTGGAGAATCCATCAAAATGTTCTCGCTGGCTATGGTTATTGGATTGCTCTTTGGGGCTTACTCCTCCATCTTTATCGCAAGCCCACTCTGGCTGCTTCTTAAGAAGCGTCAGAAGGTCAGCGTAAAAGCTAAATAG